Proteins from a single region of Octopus bimaculoides isolate UCB-OBI-ISO-001 chromosome 11, ASM119413v2, whole genome shotgun sequence:
- the LOC106869289 gene encoding uncharacterized protein LOC106869289, with the protein MLHNFWLGRRSGNVLFILLMLTLTCNIIFYSQRYLNKSAASENNCDLNTYLKVSMKFIESKGSKSFKEILHSYCPGVDENDKDVQRLIWALFDLVNFCNKNVSITARPETNKPILTMFTSWDVNETKYIVHNNTVSNWIKLKKYVNPIIFTNSSQYKKLCSDAGWTVYPITHYAAGGAPVLKTMFLKAMENFNTTFYAFANGDILFEDGLIDTLFLLMEEMSIDNMSHPLLLIGRRTNVKYLSKKDAATYKSLKGVAREKGHLFLVNAEDYFITNRNYPWKDIPNLVIGRPAYDNWLVAHARRSNFTVIDASDTILAVHQTTNAGNWEGHKRKFSNYNDILLKKLKLPRRYRNGETGCTPLRTAYDLCSRIVIQERKVFPPQCHIKPG; encoded by the coding sequence ATGTTGCACAACTTTTGGCTGGGGAGACGTTCTGGTAACGTGCTCTTTATTCTTCTCATGTTGACGCTGACCTGCAATATAATCTTCTATTCTCAACGCTACCTCAATAAGTCTGCTGCCTCGGAGAATAACTGTGATTTGAACACATATCTGAAAGTGTCTATGAAATTTATCGAGTCTAAAGGTTCCAAGTCTTTCAAGGAAATTCTTCATAGCTATTGTCCTGGTGTCGATGAAAATGACAAAGATGTCCAGCGCCTGATTTGGGCTCTTTTTGATCTTGTGAATTTCTGTAACAAAAATGTTAGCATTACAGCTCGTCCTGAGACCAACAAACCCATTCTAACAATGTTTACATCATGGGATGTGAATGAAACCAAATATATTGTCCATAACAACACAGTATCAAATTGGATAAAGCTAAAGAAGTATGTAAACCCCATCATTTTCACAAACAGCAGCCAGTACAAAAAACTTTGTAGTGATGCTGGCTGGACTGTTTACCCCATTACTCATTATGCTGCTGGTGGAGCTCCTGTCTTGAAAACAATGTTTTTGAAAGCCATGGAGAACTTTAACACTACATTTTATGCTTTTGCAAACGGTGATATTCTCTTTGAAGATGGTCTTATCGATACTCTGTTCTTGCTTATGGAAGAAATGAGCATTGACAACATGTCTCATCCTTTACTTCTTATTGGCCGGAGGactaatgtaaaatatttgtCCAAAAAGGATGCAGCCACCTATAAAAGTCTGAAGGGAGTGGCACGAGAAAAAGGACACCTATTCTTAGTAAACGCTGAAGATTATTTTATTACAAACCGCAACTATCCCTGGAAGGATATTCCTAACCTCGTGATAGGACGTCCAGCTTATGACAACTGGCTTGTAGCACATGCTCGTCGTTCTAATTTTACTGTTATTGATGCTTCGGATACAATTCTTGCTGTACATCAAACTACAAACGCTGGCAACTGGGAAGGCCACAAAAGAAAATTcagtaattataatgatattctattaaaaaaactCAAGCTGCCTCGGCGTTATCGTAACGGCGAGACAGGGTGTACACCACTACGGACAGCATATGACTTATGTAGTAGAATAGTCATTCAAGAACGGAAAGTATTCCCCCCACAGTGTCATATAAAACCAGGATGA